The Nostoc sp. 'Peltigera membranacea cyanobiont' N6 genome contains the following window.
TTAATGGTTGCCGAATATGACCAATTTTACCTTTTTGAATTGCAACCAAAGCTACCCACCAGTCGTGATGCCAACCAATTTCATGTTGGGGAAAGGGAAGAATATAGGGTATCAAAGAAGTACAAAATAATAAAGAGCATCCTGTTACCACATTATGAAGTAATAACAATTCTACGGTAGCGTTTTCAGGATTACGTCCTTCAAAATTCCACGTAGAAGGATTGATAGTTTCGTCGTAACTGTCGATAAGTTCTAGATCGGAATGGACTAAAAGTAATTGTTCTGAGCGTAGTTTTGTTATCAATACTTCTAGCTTTTCTGCTTGCCAAATATCATCTTGATCTGAAAAGGCGATCGCTGTAATTGTAGAGTCTTTAACACAGTATTGCAAACCACGCTCAAAATTGTAATAATGCTTAAGATTATCACTATGAAAATGGCAGATAAATCGTGAATCATTATCAACAATATTTTTAATTTCAGCTTGATATTTAGGTTGGGAGCAGTCATCAACTATATAACAAACCCAGTTTTGCCAAGTCTGGTTTTGAATAGACTCGATCTGTTTCTGAAAATATTCAATTTGAGGATTATAAGTTGCTAAAACAATGCCAATTTTTTCTTGATCCTGCATTGGAGTTGAATTTATAAATTTGACATAACGAGATGTGCAACTTTTCCAACAGTATTGTTCTGAGCCGAACAGACTATAACGTGGGCAGGGCTTTCACAGATTTTGGTTAAACTAGTACCGCAAGGCGGAAGTCACGCATTCAAAAGTCACTTGTACTGAGCGTAGCCGAAGTAAAAGTCAAAAGTATTACGGAATAGGCTTTTTAGGGTTTTTAAATGGTTGCTCTATTTACGCCGTGGCATACTAGTCTTTGGGAATAATTATTTAGTTAGTTTTAGATGAGTTGGTTTTCTAGATGCAAGAGGTCTAGGGCAAAAAAAAGTGACCCGCCTTGTTTTCTAGAGCCTCGATACCCTACGACTTTTACAGATGAACGCTGGTCACTTTTTTCCGACTTCCTCCACTAGTGGGGTACGTTTTCAAAGCTACTAACTGTTTATAAAAAAAAGTCAGTGTCCCTCAGTTGCTTAGAAAACGCTATAATTATCTATTTTGATAATAAAACTACAAGATTAGAGACCATACCTAGAAATATGGGTTTGTACCAACTAACATTTATCTTCAATTGATTAACTTTTGATGAAGCATTAATTATCTTCCATAAATCTTTCTGAGACAATAAGTGTAGATTATTTTCGCTAGCCCAGAAATTCATTCCAATAATTTTTAATATTCTGCGATGCCAGGATCGTGGAAGCCAGTGCAAAAGAGGAATTTTAGTATGAAATTCTAGCCAGTGATATCTGTTAGGGGTTGCTATCAGTATTTTAGGACTAAGTTGAAGCAGATCATTGATATATTGAATTTGATTTTTTTCTAAACCTACATGTTCAATTACTGCCGACGAAATTATGTAATCTATTTTTTCCAAGCTACTTTTTTTTGGAGGCCAAGATACAATTGTTAGTCCTGGAAAAATTTTCTCTAAATGATTAATGTCTTCTGGCGAAGTAGCATAAACTTTTGCCCCATCCTCCATTAACCATCGAATAAAACAATTGCTATCTTCTCTAATAATATCTGGAGTTGAACCATGATCTAAAAAAATTTTACCTTCTACACTACCAACTTGCTTTCTTAACCATACATACATCTTCCTTCTAGCTTTTACTGCTGCTTTAATATGTAATTTAGTAAAAGGTAGGTTGCGTCCAAAATAATCTATTCCACGTACTTCTGACATAAAATATACCTTTCTAGTAAAATTTCTAAAACAAACGTCAATCCTAAGCGCTTTACTAAAACTTTTGAGAAAACTTGCATAACTATCTAGGAACCTCGTATCTTTCTACCTTTTTCATTGACATTGCGGAAATAAACAAGGATGAAAAGTCTATTTCAAAACCGATGATTACTACAGTTGCTGCAAAGGTAAACCATTCTGGATGAGGAAGTGGTAACAGATTAAAACGAAGCCACTGTAAGGTAAGATACAGAAGAACTGAACTACCACCGACGATCATACTTGTTCCGATCAATAGACCAGTTTCTAAATTAAAGAACTTGTAAAACTTTCGTAGTAAAAAATTATCCCGATCAAAACGCCGACTCCATGAATAGGTCTTGGCATGTAGACCTAAGCTTAAAATTTGAAAACCAACTACACTGAATATCGTTGCAAATATACCTGTTACGACTCCGAGCGATCTGCCTTCATATTTCAAAAAATCTGCTAAGACCGCAATATGAATTAGCATACCAAGCGTTAACAAGAACATTCCTGGATAGACGAATAGTTTATTGGGAGCGTATAGCAACATCATCCGCAAACTACGCCAACCATCGCGGAGTGTTCGCAGCTTAGACTCTCCCTTTCGCGGGGCTAATTGAATTGGAATTTCTTTTATCTTCAATTTAGCAAACCCTGCATTTATTGCAAGTTCTAAGTTAAATTCCATACCTGGGCTGATGGGTTGAATCAACTCATAAACTTCACGACTAAAGGCACGAAATCCGCAGTAAACATCTGTATATTTTGTGCCAAATAAACCATTAAGAAGGCTTGTAATTGCGGGGTTTCCAATTAAACGATGCAGCAAGGGATTGTTTTCTAAACCTTTTTTCCCTAAGAAACGACTACCTGTGACAAAATCATAGTTTTCGTTGATGATAGCATCCAAAAATTGAGGAATCAAGCGAAAGTCATAAGTATCATCAGCATCCCCCATAATGAAGTACTTACCTCTTGCACTATTAAAACCCTTGAGATAAGCATTCCCATAGCCTCTCAATGATTGGTGTACTACTCTTACACCCATGCTTTCAGCTATTTCAACCGAGCTATCTGTTGAACCATTATCACAGACAACAATTTCACCATCAATGCCTGCATTATTAAAAGTATTTTGAATTTTCTCAATACAACTGCCAATAGCAGCTTCTTCATTTAAGCAGGGCATTACGACAGAAACCAAAATCATATCTGACATACTTGCAACCTTTTTTATCAAAGAAAGATTTAGTTAAAATTAGGGTCTGAATAAAGAATCTAGTATTTCCTCATAACATTAGCTTAAGTTAGACAAACAATGACAATTAAGACTTGAACTGTCATATTACTGTTACTAATCAGGCATTACTCACTTGATTTATTCCATTTATGCAATACTTTTAAATTAAATATTTCAATAAAATAGGATATACCAATAGCTACATTCATTAATAACAAAGGAACAATAGACCAAAGATATCGGAAGTCAGCCGGAAAACTTGTAGTGTCAATATAAGCCATAAGAGTTATACGCAGTATCATAGTTAACAGCATCATTAGAATTACAATTAATGGTATTCTTACAGATACTTTTTTATAGGTTACATTTTTAAGATGACCTAATATTAAACTAATGGTTGATATTCCTAGTAATATGGGGAAAGAGAATTTATATAATGCACATATAGAGTAAATGAATTTGTCCTTTAATTGATTAACTGGAATATTTCGATATTTAATAAAATCAAATGGTTCCCTAGTTATTTTTTCATAAAACTTTTTTCGGTGACTTAATTCTTTTTCTCCATCATTTAAATCAACGATTAGCATTTTATTTAATAATATCTGGCTGAGTTTGCTAAAACTTTTAACAAAAGGTTTTATATATTCACTGCGAATTTCCGGGCTAAAAGCTGATATTGAAAATATACTATTATTACAAGACAATTTTCCAGATATACAAGCAGATTTTATCTCAGATGCCATTTGTTGATAAAAAGCCTCCGTCTCAGGAGCCGATTTATATTCGCCAGCATAAGCAACAGCATCTCTGAATACCCACACAAACCATCCTCCAGCGTAGTCATCACAAACCTTTACTGCTTGACATCCATGTATAAACCATTCCTTTCCCGATCGCTCTAAATATGTCGATAGCTTTTTGAAGCTTGGACTCACATCATAAATTTTAAATCTAGTCTCTTCCGGGACAGGTACGAAACGTCTCAACTTTTCAGGCTCAACGCTAGCTATTTGAGAGTAAGCAGTTTTTATACCTGGTGATGTAAGGTCACTAACGGTAAACACACCATATTTAAAATATGTTGTTAGAGAAATAAGTGATGTAAAAAAAACTACTGGAATAAAAATAAGTAGTATTGACCTTTGCAACTGCCGCCATGCAATTTGCTTATTCAGCTGAGAGCGAAGTGCGTTAATGAATAATGGTATATATAGTATTGCGATACTCGGAACTATTAATATGCCTTCAGGTCTTGTATTATAAAACCAAGCAAATCCTAATCCTAAATTGAATGACGATAATAGAAAATTCTTAGAGAAAAAGGGCTGATTAAGTAAATGAATAAGACAGGATATTATGAAGGTTGTCAGAGGTAAATATAATGTCTCTTGTATGGTTTGTCTATTCCACAAAAATGATGATGGCAAGAAAATATATAATATTAAAAAAATAAATATGATGACTTTATTTTTATAGTATCGATAAAAAGACCAAGCAAAGAAAAAGCCAGAGATTATATATAATAATTCTTGTGAAAACCTTAATGAAAATCCTAATATATAACTGATGCGAATAAATAATGGATATCCAGGCTGCCTGATTAAAGTAAATTGATCGTAATGAAAAGGAGCCTGAAAATTAAATATTTCCCAAGCCATCTGTATATATCTCAAGTTATCATGTCTTCCATAGGAAGCCATAATAGGTAAGTGGCTTGTCAACCACAATTTAATAATGGCTAAAATTAAGCATGACGGCCAAAAAAATTTAAAAAAAATCATATAGGCTAGGTTTTTCAGTTTTTTTGTTATTAGACCATTAATGTCAGGTTAACTATTCATTTACTACGCCTGAAGACTGACTCAAAATCACTTCTTTTGCTAGTAACCAATGTTGTTGAAGAAGATTATTATTATCAAACATCCGACATGCTTTTGCGTAACCATTTTTTGCCAAACGATCTGATATATCTGGCTCAATGATGCATTTATAAATTGCAGCAGCTAGGGCTTTGGCATCCCCTGGCTGTACCAAATAGCCTTCACCTCCATCATTGATTATTTCTGGAATGCCAAATACATCAGTGCTGATAATCTTTAATTCAAATGCCATTGCTTCTAGCAATACTCTGGGAAAAGACTCTTCAAAAGATGCACAGACAAAAATATCACTCAACGCATAAAAATCATAAACATCTATGGTTTCAAAATAAATGGAAACGTTCTTAAGCGATAAGTCTTGTATTTGACGCTTTAATAAGCATAGATAGTTGCTATCTATGTATGTACTATTTCTTGCACCTACTATGAGACAAGATATATTAGCAAAATTGTCTGGACAAAGTTTCTCCAACTCTTTAATAGCTTCGATAAATATGTGTTGACCTTTGCGCTGACAGGTAGTTCCAATTATAGAAATCACCAGATGTTCTTGACTAATTTTATACTTATCACGCAGATGAGATTTATTATGCGTATTCCGAAAATATTTTATTTTTTCTAAGTCAATTCCCCCTGGTATAGTGCGGAAATTTCCTTTGATATCAAATTGATGAAAAATTCTGCGCGTAGCTTCAGCCTGATAAATTACTCTAGTAGCATTGACAAAACAATCTGGCAATATTTTCTGCGTAATTTCTTTAGATGCATGACTAAAGAAATTATTGATGCTCCTATCTAGATTTTGACTTTCATGAATATGCCAGATAGTTGGCAACTTAAAGAGTTTCGCTAACTCTATGCCCCAAAAGCTGAGTAAGGTATTACATACCACTAAGTCATAGGATTTTAAGTTCAGACTTTCGCCGATTTCTTGGAGACGGTGGTGATACTTTTGTAAATTTTCTTTTTGTAAAGATAATGTTTCTTGGAAAATTTTAACCGGAATATTTAAATCCTCATACTCTTGTCGCAAAATACCATCTTTAGAAGAAATTACACATATATCATAACCACCTTTGCTTGCAAAATAACGAGCATAATTATAAACAATTAGTGGTGCTCCTTCTAGATTTAGATTGTGAGTAATAAAGAGAATTTTTGCCTTTGATATTCTATTTACATGGCTATAATGGTAAGGATTAATAGCCATTAGCATAGAATTTATATTTAAATTTCTACTAAAGAATGGATCTGTAAACTCCTTATATTTTTTAATAAAGTTAATATGTTCTCTGGGGTTATAACTTTTACCTCTAGATGCGCTAGTCTCGTGTATCAGGATGGTTTGAGGTGTATAAACAATACGTTTTCCAGATTGCAATACGCGTAAGCAATAATCAACATCGTTATACTCGACTGCAAAATTATCTTCATCAAAGCCACCAAGTTCGCGATACAAGTTGGTTGAAGTTAGCATACAAGCACCCGTCACTGCTGAAACGTTCCGTGCTGCATGGGGTAAACAAATATAGCCAATTTCCTCTTTATGCAAATGATTAAATAAGTGGTCGGCAAGTCCATTGTGCGGCCCAACGACAACTCCAGCGTGTTGAATAGTGTTATCGGGATATAAAAGTTTAGCGCCAACTACGCCCACACCATCTATAGACATCCAACCAACCATATCTTCTAACCAACCTAGCTCTAATGCTTGTACATCATTATTAAGATGAAGCATATACGGTGTATCGATGTGATCGCAAGCTAAATTCATTAAATGGGCATAATTAAAAACATCTATTTTACGTTTGGAGTGAATAACGCGACATTGTAATACATAGTCTTCTTGTAATTTTTTAAAGTATTGGTGAGTTGATTGTTCTGTCGAGCAGTCATCAATTATTAATAGTTTGACAAAGCGCCGATCTACTGTTTTTTCTAGACTGGAAATGCATTTTTTTAATAGGTCTACTCTATCCTTTGTAGGAATAACAATTGTGACAGGATTTTCTGCTATTAGGGAATTATCCCATTTGATCTGGTGCAAGCATAAGCCATGTTGTTTAGCAATTGGGGGTAAAAACGTTTTAGCTCTTAAACCCCTGCGTTGAATTGCATCTTCTATAGCATTGTAGGCGCTATTAAATACGTACTGCTTTTGAGTACCATGTGAAGCAGTGCTTTCAGGATGTGTTCGCCAGTGATAACATACATGAGGGATGTGCTGAATTTTATCTGGTGTTGTTTTTTCACTCACACGCAAAAATAAATCGAGATCCTGTGCGCCCTCAAACCCCTTTCGCATTCCATCAAGTCGATCGATCAGAGTTTTGCGGATAACTGTCAGGTGGTGGGTGAAGTTGTGAGTAATTGCCATCTCAGGATTCCACGAACTCTTCATTTGTGGATCGAAGTGGTATCCAGATTCGTTTATTTTGTCTTCATCAGTATAAATCCAGTCTACTTCAGGATGTTTGTCTATACATTCGGCAACATGCAATAGTGCATCACTAGATAAAATGTCATCATGATCCAGCAACGCTACATAATCACCTGTGGTAATTTTCAATGCAGAATTAGTAGCCTCTACAATATGGCCGTTTTCTTGGCGAAAAATGACTTTGATTCGTGAATCTTCTGCCATTACTTGTTGCAACAATTCTTTAAGATGAGGCTTGGTAGAGGCATCATCAGCAATGCATAATTCCCAATTTGTATATATTTGACTTCTTACTGAGTCAATCATTTCTTTGAGAAAATGCTTAGGAGTGTTGTAAACAGGTACGACAATGCTAATTTTTACTCCCTTTGGGGCCAGTTTTTCAGCATCTCTTTTCATCCTACCTAAAAGACTTGATGACAATACATTAGTCTGAAGCCATCTTTGATATAAATCTTGCGTTTCCCAGGGATGAATTATGCCTGAGTATTTTATCTCTGTATTTTGAAAATCCTGAATTTGCCTATAATAACGTCGTAGATGATAAATCCATAAAGTTGGAGAAAGTGGTAATCTTCCCTGTTTATAGGCAGTTATGGCCTTGATTATCACACTACGCACAAATAAAAGAAGATTCCTTAGACTCCCTTTATTTTTTATATAGTTACTTCGACTGAGAGGTTGAAAATTAACACGTCTGGCAAAACAACAAATTGGTTGTCCAGTTTCAAAAATTGCCCAAATTTGAATATCTGTATAGCCGGGGTGTTGATTGTTTAAAATCAAACTATGGATAAATCCTGATAAACCTGCATTTTCCACATCTGGATATGCTTGAGATACATCAGGGCGGGAAAATCCGTACTCAAGCTCTTCTACTAAGCTGTCTATCACCAAAGTGAGAGATTTAATTTTGGTTTCTCTGCTGAAAACCCAACCTGAAACTAAGAACGTATCATTAATATTATTTTCTTGAGGACTTGGTGTCTCTAAATTGCCTTGCAGATATCCAGTGGGAGATATTTCATTTAATCCATAAAATTTTGTAACAACTTTTATTAGTGGATGATTAAAAAATCTTAGACGAGTGTTGATTCTTTGAAAATTTGGTTTTGTCTGAGTTTGTTGTAAATTAGACTGCGAACGCTCTAATTCTGTCTGAGTTTGTTGTAAATTAGACTGCGAACGCTCTAATTCTGTCTGAGTTTGTTGTAAATTAGACTGCGAACGCTCTAATTTTGTCTGAGTTTGTTGTAAATTAGACTGCGAACGCTCTAATTCTGTCTGAGTTTGTTGTAAATTAGACTGCGAACGCTCTAATTTTGTCTGAGTTTGTTGTAAATTAGACTGCGAACGCTCTAATTCTGTCTGAGTTTGTTGTAAATTAGACTGCGAACGCTCTAATTCTGTCTGAGTTTGTTGTAAATTAGACTGCGAACGCTCTAATTCTGCCTGAGTCTGTTGTAAATTAGACTGCGAATGCTCTAATTCTGCCTGAGTCTGTTGTAAATTAGACTGCGAACGCTCTAATTCTGCCTGAGTCTGTTGCAGTTGAGACTGTGAATGCTCTAATTCTGCCTGAGTCTGTTGTAAATTAGACTGCGAACGCTCTAATTCTGTCTGAGTCTGTTGTAAATTAGACTGCGAACGCTCTAATTCTATTTTTGAATCTTTCCTAATTTTGTAAATATCAAGCCAATCTTGAAGAGCCCAGTCTCTAAAAGAAATATCAACTTCCAATGGATCTATGTGAACTGACTGGCATTTTAAATCAGCTTGTTCATTTAAATCATTATATAATTCCACTGCTTCTGAAAAAAACTTTTTAATTAGCATCTGTCTGTGAGCCTTTGATGCTAAATTACTCATCAATGATTTATCTGCAATGCCTTCACTAGGATCTTTAAGTTTGAGACCAAATTTATTTCCACATAACGTTGATATAACAGTATAGTCGGCAATTATAGTATCAGTATTTAATAGAATACATTTATCTGGAAACTGATGATAAAAATCTAAGATGATTTTGTTATAGTGCATCCAGATTTGTAAAGCGTATTTAGGATTGCTATAAAATATTTCATCTCCCCGACGATATAAAGAATCGATAACTTCCCAAGGCGATCTATATGTAAATATAAAATATGCTTGCGGTAGTAACTTTTCCCAAAAATCTAAGAAAAGAGTAGTGCGTGGATCTTTCCATCCCCAGTAATTCAGCGTTGCGTTGTCAGCGATAATTAGTTTTGCTTTATCAAGCAATTGCTGTGGTACATGGATACCCTTATGTATTGTCCATCCTTCCTGACTAATACCTTGAGAACGCAAAGCATATTCGTGAAAACCTACGAAGTCTAAGTTTTCAAAATGGCCTTTTGGGTTACTAGGAGCTGCACCCATTAATCTTTCACCTATATTGACTCCCGCACTTTGCATTAACGATGCAGTCAAGGAAGTACCAGAACGGTGCATTCCAGTAATTATGAAAACAGAAGATTTGTTCTCTTGGTTCATTATAATTTCACCTGATTATCAATCAATAAAATGTAAGTGCTATCAGTAAGTTGTAGATGATGTACATATTTAAATATTCTTTCCACTGAATTAACATTTTCCTTATAAATTTTGATTATGATGTCCTGATACACAGGAGCTTTATCTGGTTTTTTCATCCTTGTTAATTGTGATATTTCACAAGGTAAGCGTTTCTAACATAAATCTTTTGGATCTTTTATGAATACATTCATTTAAACGAAAATATACATAACATTTTATGATTTTTTCTTATCACTCTATCATTGCTCTTTTTGAGCTACAGAGTTTAGATATTTATTTACAACATCGCCAGCTCTACCAGTTAATTGGATTTTACCTTTATCTAACCATATAGATTTTTGACAAGAATCTTTGATAAATTTTAAATCATGAGATACTACTAAAATAGTTACCTTGTCATCCCAGTATTTTTCAATCCGTTGCTTACACTTGTTTTTAAAACTTTCATCCCCTACAGATAACACCTCATCTAGAATTAGAATGTCAGGCTGCACATCTGTTGCAATAGAAAAACCCAGCCTTGCCACCATGCCTGAAGATAATCCCTTGACTGGAACAAAAGCATAATCTTGCAATTCTGCAAACTCCAAAATTGAATGCGCTCTATTCCGCATTTCTGATCTAGAATATCCCAGCAGTACACCATA
Protein-coding sequences here:
- a CDS encoding glycosyltransferase family 2 protein: MQDQEKIGIVLATYNPQIEYFQKQIESIQNQTWQNWVCYIVDDCSQPKYQAEIKNIVDNDSRFICHFHSDNLKHYYNFERGLQYCVKDSTITAIAFSDQDDIWQAEKLEVLITKLRSEQLLLVHSDLELIDSYDETINPSTWNFEGRNPENATVELLLLHNVVTGCSLLFCTSLIPYILPFPQHEIGWHHDWWVALVAIQKGKIGHIRQPLIRYRIHSSNTVGVVQDAGKIYTEFIVWASKKYRITGKSYLFHYNLSKALYDRFQHETNSSRANPFDTLRLDFGLPILKLCYQSWCMGYGSEGIGLRIWILKVLFDIKQVQKLLLKIFTRC
- a CDS encoding glycosyltransferase family 2 protein, translated to MSDMILVSVVMPCLNEEAAIGSCIEKIQNTFNNAGIDGEIVVCDNGSTDSSVEIAESMGVRVVHQSLRGYGNAYLKGFNSARGKYFIMGDADDTYDFRLIPQFLDAIINENYDFVTGSRFLGKKGLENNPLLHRLIGNPAITSLLNGLFGTKYTDVYCGFRAFSREVYELIQPISPGMEFNLELAINAGFAKLKIKEIPIQLAPRKGESKLRTLRDGWRSLRMMLLYAPNKLFVYPGMFLLTLGMLIHIAVLADFLKYEGRSLGVVTGIFATIFSVVGFQILSLGLHAKTYSWSRRFDRDNFLLRKFYKFFNLETGLLIGTSMIVGGSSVLLYLTLQWLRFNLLPLPHPEWFTFAATVVIIGFEIDFSSLFISAMSMKKVERYEVPR
- a CDS encoding glycosyltransferase, with product MNQENKSSVFIITGMHRSGTSLTASLMQSAGVNIGERLMGAAPSNPKGHFENLDFVGFHEYALRSQGISQEGWTIHKGIHVPQQLLDKAKLIIADNATLNYWGWKDPRTTLFLDFWEKLLPQAYFIFTYRSPWEVIDSLYRRGDEIFYSNPKYALQIWMHYNKIILDFYHQFPDKCILLNTDTIIADYTVISTLCGNKFGLKLKDPSEGIADKSLMSNLASKAHRQMLIKKFFSEAVELYNDLNEQADLKCQSVHIDPLEVDISFRDWALQDWLDIYKIRKDSKIELERSQSNLQQTQTELERSQSNLQQTQAELEHSQSQLQQTQAELERSQSNLQQTQAELEHSQSNLQQTQAELERSQSNLQQTQTELERSQSNLQQTQTELERSQSNLQQTQTKLERSQSNLQQTQTELERSQSNLQQTQTKLERSQSNLQQTQTELERSQSNLQQTQTELERSQSNLQQTQTKPNFQRINTRLRFFNHPLIKVVTKFYGLNEISPTGYLQGNLETPSPQENNINDTFLVSGWVFSRETKIKSLTLVIDSLVEELEYGFSRPDVSQAYPDVENAGLSGFIHSLILNNQHPGYTDIQIWAIFETGQPICCFARRVNFQPLSRSNYIKNKGSLRNLLLFVRSVIIKAITAYKQGRLPLSPTLWIYHLRRYYRQIQDFQNTEIKYSGIIHPWETQDLYQRWLQTNVLSSSLLGRMKRDAEKLAPKGVKISIVVPVYNTPKHFLKEMIDSVRSQIYTNWELCIADDASTKPHLKELLQQVMAEDSRIKVIFRQENGHIVEATNSALKITTGDYVALLDHDDILSSDALLHVAECIDKHPEVDWIYTDEDKINESGYHFDPQMKSSWNPEMAITHNFTHHLTVIRKTLIDRLDGMRKGFEGAQDLDLFLRVSEKTTPDKIQHIPHVCYHWRTHPESTASHGTQKQYVFNSAYNAIEDAIQRRGLRAKTFLPPIAKQHGLCLHQIKWDNSLIAENPVTIVIPTKDRVDLLKKCISSLEKTVDRRFVKLLIIDDCSTEQSTHQYFKKLQEDYVLQCRVIHSKRKIDVFNYAHLMNLACDHIDTPYMLHLNNDVQALELGWLEDMVGWMSIDGVGVVGAKLLYPDNTIQHAGVVVGPHNGLADHLFNHLHKEEIGYICLPHAARNVSAVTGACMLTSTNLYRELGGFDEDNFAVEYNDVDYCLRVLQSGKRIVYTPQTILIHETSASRGKSYNPREHINFIKKYKEFTDPFFSRNLNINSMLMAINPYHYSHVNRISKAKILFITHNLNLEGAPLIVYNYARYFASKGGYDICVISSKDGILRQEYEDLNIPVKIFQETLSLQKENLQKYHHRLQEIGESLNLKSYDLVVCNTLLSFWGIELAKLFKLPTIWHIHESQNLDRSINNFFSHASKEITQKILPDCFVNATRVIYQAEATRRIFHQFDIKGNFRTIPGGIDLEKIKYFRNTHNKSHLRDKYKISQEHLVISIIGTTCQRKGQHIFIEAIKELEKLCPDNFANISCLIVGARNSTYIDSNYLCLLKRQIQDLSLKNVSIYFETIDVYDFYALSDIFVCASFEESFPRVLLEAMAFELKIISTDVFGIPEIINDGGEGYLVQPGDAKALAAAIYKCIIEPDISDRLAKNGYAKACRMFDNNNLLQQHWLLAKEVILSQSSGVVNE
- a CDS encoding ABC transporter ATP-binding protein, whose translation is MEVIRLDNVSLLRRTQEEFSYDLKKTMLSVLEGKYRQPVKKLVLDKIDFVVQKGEKIGIIGANGSGKSTLLKVISGILQPTSGTVRVRGKIAPLIELGAGFDPEISVMDNIVLYGVLLGYSRSEMRNRAHSILEFAELQDYAFVPVKGLSSGMVARLGFSIATDVQPDILILDEVLSVGDESFKNKCKQRIEKYWDDKVTILVVSHDLKFIKDSCQKSIWLDKGKIQLTGRAGDVVNKYLNSVAQKEQ